A stretch of DNA from Desulfonatronovibrio hydrogenovorans DSM 9292:
CGGTTTTGGTCCGGGTCCACAGCCAGTGTCTGACTGGAGATGTTTTTGGATCCCTGCGCTGTGACTGCGGCAACCAGCTTAAAGCAGCCATGCAGATGGTCGAAAAAGAAGGAAAGGGGATTGTTCTGTACATGAGTCAGGAAGGGAGAGGCATTGGCCTGGCCAATAAAATCAAGGCCTATGCCCTTCAGGATCAGGGCAAGGACACGGTTGAGGCCAACGAAGCCCTGGGATTTGCTCCAGACTTGCGCGACTATGGAATCGGGGCTCAGATACTGGTCAACCTGGGAGTGACCAAGATGAGGCTGATGACCAACAATCCCAAAAAAATCATCGGTCTTGAAGGATTTGATCTGGAGGTAGTGGAAAGGGTCCCCATTGAGGTTCAAGCCTGTGCAGAAAACAAGTGCTACCTATTGACCAAAAAGGAAAAAATGGGCCATCTTCTAAAACTGGCTGAAAACAGCAAAACCCAGTAATTGGGATATTGGAGCAAAACATGCCGCACATTAAGACAATCGAAGGAATACTGGATGCCAAGGGCCTGAAAATCGCCCTGGTTGCTTCAAGGTTCAACGACTTCATCGTGGATAAGCTGGTTGGTGGAGCTGTTGACTATCTGGTCCGTCATGGAATCAGTCAGGAGGATCTGACCCTGTACAAAATCCCGGGCGCCTTTGAGTTTCCAGTGATAGTCAAGAAACTGGCCATGAAAAAGCAGTACCACGGCATTGTCTGCCTGGGTGCGGTCATCAGGGGAGCCACTCCCCACTTTGACTTCGTGGCTTCAGAAGCCACCAAAGGCATTGCCCAGACATCCCTTGAAACCGGCATTCCGGTCGGATTCGGTCTTTTGACCACCGACACCCTTGAACAGGCCATAGAACGGGCCGGGAGCAAAGCCGGGAATAAAGGGGTTGAAGCCGCAGCAGCCCTTTTAGAAACCATTCGCGTCCTGGAGCAGGTGGATTAAATTGACTGATTCGGCCAAGACCAGGGTGTCAGATACCGGCACTAAAAACACCAGGCCCAAGGCGGAAAATACCAGAAGACAGCAGCGCACTTACGCCTTTCAGGTCCTTTATGCCCTGAATTTCGTTTCAGCGGAAAGCTCACTGGCAGCCACCTTCAACAGGTTCAAGGAGAGTCCGGCCCAGGACGAAGAGACCCAGGGCTCCTTTGCCTGGTCCCTGGTCAGAGGAGTCTGGGATAATCTGGATGAACTCAACCGGATCATTGCTTCCTACTCCAGAAACTGGAAGATACAGCGCATAGCCAGGATAGAGCTGACCATCATGCGCCTGGCGGTTTATGAAATGATCTATTGTCCGGACATTCCCTTGAAAGTGGCCATAAACGAAGCTATCGAACTGGCCAAAGCCTTTGGGGATGACAATTCCAGGAACTTTGTCAATGGCATCCTGGATGCTGTGGCCAAGGACGTAAGAAATGGTAAATTTGGGACTAGTAAAGGATTTTAAATCCTGCCCCCTGGAAATCCCCAGGCTGTCCTTTGACCCTTTTCCCGAGACAGGCCAGACCAGGCCTGAACTCAGGTCCTGGCCGGTCAAAGAAGGGGTCATCTGGGAGCTGATCCTTCCCAGAGATCCTGAAAAGGACATTGAGAGCTGGGTGGCAGATACCGCTCATATTATAAGCGGACTTAATAAACTCGCGTGGTGTGTGGACACACACCAGTTAATTCCCCTTTTCAATCTGCCCCTGGACAAAGCCCTCAGGGAATGGGGACGCCTTTTCTGGCCCAGATTCAGACATGACTGTATATTTTATTTCAGTTCCAAGAGCCATGACTCTATTATCAGGCAGGTCCTTCTGGAATGGGGCAGAAGTGAAACAACCATCTGTTTTCGAAACAGATACGACCTGACTATTGAACCTGCAGACATTCCAACGGCAGATCAGAACCCATCCCGGCATGGTATTGTCCGATCAATACTCAGATCTCCCCTGAAACTCATTCGAACCCGAAAAAACTAGTTGCATCCCGGAACGGAGACCTTTTCATGAACAGTAAATACCGCCCTCTGGAGATTGAACGCAAATGGCAGCAGAAATGGGAGCAGGACCAGAGCTTCCTGGTCACCCACAACGACCACCGGCCAAAATACTATGTTTTGGAAATGTTCCCCTATCCCTCGGGAAGGATCCATATGGGTCATGTCCGCAACTACTCCATAGGGGATGTGGTGGCCAGGCTGAAACGGATGCAGGGTTACAATGTCATTCACCCCATGGGCTGGGATGCATTCGGGTTGCCGGCTGAAAATGCAGCCATCAAAAACAAATCTCATCCGGCCAAGTGGACTTATGAAAACATTTCCTACATGCGTTCAGAACTGAAAAAACTGGGCTACTCCTATGACTGGACCAGGGAACTGGCCACCTGCCATCCTGGATACTACAAGTGGGAACAGCTTTTCTTTTTGAAATTCCTGGAAAAGGGCCTGGTTTACCGCAAAAAGGCTCCGGTGAACTGGTGCCCCACCTGCATGACTGTCCTGGCTAATGAGCAGGTGGAAGCCGGAGTTTGCTGGAGATGCGACTCAGCTGTTGAAAAAAAAGAGCTGTCCCAGTGGTTCCTGCGGATTACCAGCTATGCAGAAGAGCTGCTGGAATGTTTGGACAAACTTTCTCAGGGCTGGCCTGAACGGGTCGTAGCCATGC
This window harbors:
- the nusB gene encoding transcription antitermination factor NusB — encoded protein: MSDTGTKNTRPKAENTRRQQRTYAFQVLYALNFVSAESSLAATFNRFKESPAQDEETQGSFAWSLVRGVWDNLDELNRIIASYSRNWKIQRIARIELTIMRLAVYEMIYCPDIPLKVAINEAIELAKAFGDDNSRNFVNGILDAVAKDVRNGKFGTSKGF
- the ribH gene encoding 6,7-dimethyl-8-ribityllumazine synthase, which produces MPHIKTIEGILDAKGLKIALVASRFNDFIVDKLVGGAVDYLVRHGISQEDLTLYKIPGAFEFPVIVKKLAMKKQYHGIVCLGAVIRGATPHFDFVASEATKGIAQTSLETGIPVGFGLLTTDTLEQAIERAGSKAGNKGVEAAAALLETIRVLEQVD